In a genomic window of Nostoc sp. UHCC 0870:
- the psaB gene encoding photosystem I core protein PsaB codes for MATKFPKFSQDLAQDPTTRRIWYAIAMGNDFESHDGMTEENLYQKIFATHFGHLAIIFLWASSLLFHVAWQGNFEQWIKDPLHVRPIAHAIWDPHFGKPAIEAFTQAGASNPVNIAYSGVYHWWYTIGMRTNSELYVGSVGLLLLAALFLFAGWLHLQPKFRPSLSWFKSAEPRLNHHLSALFGVSSLAWAGHLIHVAIPESRGQHVGWDNFLTTLPHPAGLTPFFTGNWGVYAENPDTAGHVFSTSTGSGTAILTFLGGFHPQTESLWLTDMAHHHLAIAVIFIIAGHMYRTNFGIGHSIKEMLNSKSGLVPGSKSEGQFNLPHQGLYDTINNSLHFQLALALAALGTITSLVAQHMYALPPYAFIAKDYTTQAALYTHHQYIAIFLMVGAFAHGAIFLVRDYDPEQNKGNVLDRMLQHKEAIISHLSWVSLFLGFHTLGLYVHNDVVVAFGTPEKQILIEPVFAQFVQAAHGKVLYGLDALLSNPDSIAYTAYPNYGNVWLSGWLDAINSGTNSLFLTIGPGDFLVHHAIALGLHTTTLILVKGALDARGSKLMPDKKDFGYAFPCDGPGRGGTCDISAWDSFYLSLFWALNTIGWVTFYWHWKHLGIWQGNVAQFNENSTYLMGWFRDYLWANSAQLINGYNPYGVNNLSVWAWMFLFGHLVWATGFMFLISWRGYWQELIETLVWAHERTPIANLVRWKDKPVALSIVQARVVGLAHFTVGYVVTYAAFLIASTAGKFG; via the coding sequence ATGGCAACAAAATTTCCAAAATTTAGCCAGGATCTCGCACAGGACCCGACTACGCGTCGCATTTGGTATGCGATCGCCATGGGCAATGATTTTGAAAGTCACGATGGCATGACTGAAGAAAATCTTTACCAAAAGATTTTCGCTACCCACTTCGGTCATCTGGCAATCATCTTCCTATGGGCTTCCAGCCTCCTGTTCCATGTAGCCTGGCAAGGTAACTTTGAACAGTGGATCAAAGATCCTCTACACGTCCGCCCCATCGCCCATGCGATTTGGGACCCCCACTTCGGTAAACCCGCTATTGAAGCTTTTACCCAAGCTGGTGCTAGTAATCCTGTAAACATTGCTTACTCTGGTGTCTACCACTGGTGGTACACCATCGGTATGCGGACAAACAGCGAACTGTACGTTGGTTCAGTCGGTCTGTTGTTGTTGGCAGCATTATTCTTGTTTGCTGGTTGGTTGCACTTACAACCCAAGTTCCGTCCTAGCCTGTCTTGGTTTAAGAGTGCTGAACCCCGCCTGAATCACCACTTGTCAGCTCTGTTTGGTGTCAGTTCTTTGGCTTGGGCTGGTCACTTGATTCACGTTGCCATCCCCGAATCTCGCGGACAGCACGTAGGTTGGGATAACTTCCTGACCACTTTGCCCCACCCAGCAGGCTTGACACCTTTCTTTACTGGCAACTGGGGTGTTTACGCTGAAAACCCTGATACAGCTGGTCATGTATTTAGTACATCCACTGGTTCAGGTACTGCGATTCTGACTTTCTTGGGTGGCTTCCATCCTCAGACAGAATCCTTGTGGCTGACTGACATGGCTCATCACCACTTGGCGATCGCAGTTATCTTTATCATTGCCGGTCATATGTACCGCACTAATTTCGGAATTGGTCACAGCATCAAAGAAATGCTGAACTCCAAGTCCGGTTTAGTACCTGGTAGCAAGAGTGAAGGTCAGTTCAACCTGCCTCACCAAGGTCTGTACGACACTATTAACAACTCCCTGCACTTCCAACTGGCTTTAGCCTTGGCAGCTTTGGGAACGATCACCTCATTGGTGGCGCAGCATATGTACGCCCTGCCTCCTTACGCATTTATTGCTAAGGATTACACAACACAGGCAGCGCTTTACACGCACCACCAATACATTGCCATCTTCTTGATGGTTGGTGCTTTTGCACATGGTGCTATTTTCTTAGTGCGCGACTACGACCCCGAACAAAACAAGGGCAACGTACTCGACCGGATGTTACAGCACAAAGAAGCGATTATCTCCCACCTCAGCTGGGTGTCGCTATTCTTGGGCTTCCACACCCTAGGTCTATACGTCCATAACGACGTAGTAGTTGCTTTTGGTACACCTGAAAAGCAAATCTTGATTGAGCCGGTATTTGCCCAGTTCGTTCAAGCTGCTCACGGTAAGGTACTCTACGGCTTAGACGCTTTGTTGTCTAACCCAGATAGTATTGCCTACACAGCCTACCCCAACTACGGTAACGTTTGGTTGAGTGGCTGGTTAGATGCCATTAACTCTGGTACTAACTCCCTGTTCTTAACAATTGGCCCTGGCGACTTCTTGGTACACCATGCGATCGCCCTAGGTCTACACACCACCACCCTCATCCTAGTCAAAGGTGCTTTGGATGCTCGTGGTTCTAAGCTGATGCCCGATAAAAAGGACTTCGGCTATGCCTTCCCTTGCGACGGTCCTGGCCGTGGCGGTACTTGCGATATCTCAGCTTGGGATTCCTTCTACCTGTCTCTGTTCTGGGCTTTAAATACAATAGGTTGGGTAACATTCTATTGGCACTGGAAGCATTTAGGTATTTGGCAAGGTAACGTTGCTCAGTTCAACGAAAACTCTACATACCTAATGGGATGGTTCCGTGATTACCTCTGGGCTAACTCTGCTCAGTTGATCAACGGTTACAACCCCTACGGCGTGAACAACCTGTCTGTCTGGGCTTGGATGTTCCTATTCGGACACCTAGTTTGGGCTACTGGCTTCATGTTCCTCATCTCCTGGAGAGGTTACTGGCAAGAGTTGATCGAAACCCTAGTTTGGGCGCACGAACGTACTCCTATCGCTAACCTAGTTCGCTGGAAAGACAAGCCCGTTGCTCTATCCATCGTTCAAGCTCGTGTAGTTGGTCTAGCTCACTTCACCGTTGGCTATGTCGTCACCTACGCTGCTTTCCTCATCGCCTCCACGGCTGGTAAGTTCGGTTGA
- a CDS encoding RtcB family protein: MPYEKLEIKTKSPVLSWANHPLGSEETKMAKNVASLPFVFKHVALMPDVHLGKGALVGSVIATKEAIMPAAVGVDIGCGMSAIKTPFTGEQLEGKLKKIRLDIEAAIPTGFNENKDVEKSVTNWQRWRDFQDLHRGVQDLQSKAMKQMGSLGGGNHFIEVCLDTENQVWLMLHSGSRNIGNKLAQCHISTAKELAKMAGNHLPDPDLAYFIAGTPEFRAYWNDLQWAQNYARVNRDVMMTRFQRIMEKHLTGGKAIKPLLQVNCHHNYAEKEIHFGEDVYVTRKGAVRADKEDYGIIPGSMGAKSFIVKGKGNAHSFCSCSHGAGRLMSRSKAKNVYTLDDLIEQTKGVECRQDSGVLDEIPSAYKPIEQVMENQSDLVEVVATLKQVVCVKG; the protein is encoded by the coding sequence ATGCCCTACGAAAAGTTAGAAATTAAGACAAAATCACCCGTTTTATCTTGGGCAAATCACCCCTTGGGGTCTGAAGAAACCAAGATGGCTAAAAATGTGGCATCCCTACCTTTTGTATTTAAACACGTAGCATTAATGCCCGATGTTCATTTAGGAAAAGGTGCTTTAGTTGGTTCTGTAATTGCTACAAAAGAAGCCATTATGCCTGCTGCTGTCGGCGTGGATATTGGTTGCGGTATGAGTGCTATTAAAACACCATTTACTGGTGAACAATTAGAAGGCAAACTCAAGAAAATTCGTCTCGATATTGAAGCAGCAATTCCCACAGGTTTTAACGAAAATAAAGATGTCGAAAAATCTGTTACTAATTGGCAACGTTGGCGAGATTTTCAAGACTTGCATCGTGGTGTGCAAGACTTACAAAGTAAAGCGATGAAACAAATGGGTTCTCTCGGTGGAGGTAATCACTTCATTGAAGTTTGCCTAGATACAGAGAACCAAGTTTGGCTGATGTTACATTCCGGTTCACGCAACATTGGGAATAAACTTGCCCAGTGTCATATTAGTACAGCTAAGGAATTAGCGAAAATGGCGGGTAATCATTTACCTGATCCAGATTTAGCCTATTTTATAGCTGGTACACCAGAATTTCGAGCTTACTGGAACGATTTACAATGGGCGCAAAATTATGCGCGAGTAAATCGTGATGTGATGATGACACGTTTCCAGCGCATTATGGAAAAGCATCTAACAGGAGGAAAGGCAATTAAGCCTTTATTGCAGGTAAATTGTCATCATAACTACGCTGAAAAAGAAATACATTTTGGCGAAGATGTCTATGTAACTCGCAAAGGTGCAGTCCGCGCAGATAAAGAAGATTATGGCATTATTCCTGGTTCAATGGGAGCAAAATCTTTCATTGTCAAAGGTAAAGGTAATGCACATAGTTTTTGTTCTTGCTCTCATGGTGCTGGTCGTTTAATGTCGAGAAGTAAAGCTAAAAATGTCTACACTCTCGATGATTTAATTGAGCAAACCAAGGGTGTGGAATGCCGACAAGATAGTGGTGTTTTAGATGAGATTCCTAGTGCTTATAAACCTATTGAGCAAGTCATGGAAAATCAATCAGATTTAGTGGAAGTTGTCGCCACACTCAAGCAAGTTGTTTGTGTGAAAGGTTAA
- the psaA gene encoding photosystem I core protein PsaA produces MTISPPEREEKKARVIVDKDPVPTSFEKWAQPGHFDRSLARGPKTTTWIWNLHALAHDFDTHTSDLEDISRKIFAAHFGHLAVVTIWLSGMIFHGAKFSNYEAWLTDPLNVKPSAQVVWPIVGQDILNGDVGGGFHGIQITSGLFQVWRGWGITNSFQLYCTAIGGLVLAGLFLFAGWFHYHKRAPKLEWFQNVESMLNHHLQVLLGCGSLGWAGHLIHVSAPINKLLDAGVPLKDVPLPHEFILNKDLLIEQFPGFASGLTPFFTLNWGQYADILTFKGGLNPVTGGLWMTDISHHHLAIAVVFIIAGHMYRTNWGIGHSIKEILENHKGPFTGEGHKGLYENMTTSWHAQLATNLAFLGSLTIIIAHHMYAMPPYPYLATDYATQLCLFTHHMWIGGFLIVGGAAHAAIFMVRDYDPVVNQNNVLDRVIRHRDAIISHLNWVCIFLGFHSFGLYIHNDTMRALGRPQDMFSDTAIQLQPVFAQWVQNLHTLAPGGTAPNALEPVSYAFGGGILAVGGKVAMMPIALGTADFLVHHIHAFTIHVTVLILLKGVLFARSSRLIPDKANLGFRFPCDGPGRGGTCQVSGWDHVFLGLFWMYNSLSIVIFHFSWKMQSDVWGTVDAAGNVSHITGGNFAQSAITINGWLRDFLWAQASQVINSYGSALSAYGLMFLGAHFVWAFSLMFLFSGRGYWQELIESIVWAHNKLKVAPAIQPRALSITQGRAVGVAHYLLGGIATTWAFFHAHILSVG; encoded by the coding sequence ATGACGATTAGTCCTCCGGAGCGAGAGGAAAAAAAAGCCAGAGTGATCGTTGATAAAGATCCAGTTCCAACCTCATTTGAAAAATGGGCGCAACCTGGACACTTCGACAGATCCCTAGCTAGAGGTCCCAAAACCACCACATGGATTTGGAACCTTCATGCCCTCGCCCACGATTTTGATACACATACAAGCGATTTAGAAGACATATCCCGCAAAATATTTGCTGCTCACTTCGGACACCTGGCCGTTGTGACCATCTGGTTAAGCGGGATGATATTCCACGGCGCGAAGTTTTCTAACTACGAAGCCTGGTTGACCGACCCACTAAATGTGAAGCCCAGCGCACAAGTCGTTTGGCCGATCGTGGGACAAGACATTTTGAATGGTGATGTTGGTGGTGGATTCCACGGTATTCAAATCACCTCCGGCTTGTTCCAAGTATGGCGAGGTTGGGGTATAACAAACTCCTTCCAGTTGTACTGCACCGCCATCGGTGGCTTAGTGCTAGCAGGTTTGTTCTTGTTTGCTGGTTGGTTCCACTACCACAAACGCGCTCCTAAACTGGAATGGTTCCAGAACGTGGAGTCGATGTTGAATCACCACCTGCAAGTTCTGCTAGGCTGCGGCTCTTTGGGATGGGCTGGTCACTTGATTCACGTCTCCGCACCAATCAACAAGCTGCTGGATGCAGGTGTACCCCTAAAAGACGTACCCTTGCCCCACGAGTTCATCCTGAACAAAGACTTATTGATTGAGCAATTCCCCGGCTTCGCCAGTGGTTTAACACCTTTCTTCACCTTGAACTGGGGTCAGTACGCTGACATCTTGACCTTCAAGGGTGGTTTAAATCCAGTGACCGGTGGTTTATGGATGACTGATATCTCCCATCACCACTTAGCGATCGCAGTAGTGTTCATCATTGCTGGACATATGTACCGCACAAACTGGGGTATTGGTCACAGCATCAAAGAGATCCTCGAAAACCACAAAGGCCCCTTCACCGGGGAAGGTCACAAGGGTCTTTATGAGAACATGACCACATCCTGGCACGCGCAATTGGCAACTAACCTAGCTTTCTTAGGTTCTTTGACAATCATCATCGCGCATCATATGTACGCGATGCCCCCCTATCCCTACTTGGCAACTGACTACGCAACTCAGTTGTGCTTGTTCACCCACCATATGTGGATCGGCGGATTCTTAATTGTGGGCGGTGCCGCTCACGCTGCCATCTTCATGGTGCGGGATTACGATCCTGTTGTTAACCAAAACAACGTCCTGGATCGGGTGATTCGTCACCGGGATGCCATCATTTCCCACCTGAACTGGGTGTGTATTTTCCTCGGCTTCCACAGCTTTGGACTGTACATCCACAACGACACGATGCGTGCCTTGGGTCGTCCTCAAGACATGTTTTCCGACACAGCAATTCAGCTGCAACCAGTATTTGCTCAATGGGTGCAAAACCTGCACACCTTAGCTCCTGGTGGTACAGCTCCCAATGCCTTAGAGCCAGTTAGCTATGCTTTTGGCGGCGGTATCTTGGCTGTAGGTGGCAAAGTCGCAATGATGCCCATCGCTTTGGGTACTGCTGACTTCCTTGTTCACCACATCCATGCCTTCACCATCCACGTAACTGTTCTGATTCTGCTGAAGGGCGTACTATTCGCTCGCAGCTCTCGCTTGATTCCTGATAAGGCCAACTTAGGCTTCCGCTTCCCTTGCGACGGTCCTGGCCGTGGCGGTACTTGCCAAGTTTCCGGTTGGGATCATGTGTTCCTCGGATTGTTCTGGATGTACAACTCCTTGTCAATTGTAATTTTCCACTTCAGTTGGAAAATGCAATCTGATGTTTGGGGAACAGTAGACGCAGCTGGTAATGTGTCTCATATTACTGGTGGTAACTTTGCCCAAAGTGCCATCACCATCAACGGCTGGTTGCGTGACTTCTTGTGGGCGCAAGCTTCACAAGTAATCAACTCCTACGGAAGTGCGCTGTCTGCTTATGGACTCATGTTCCTAGGCGCTCACTTTGTTTGGGCATTCAGCTTAATGTTCCTGTTCAGTGGTCGTGGCTACTGGCAAGAACTAATTGAGTCTATCGTTTGGGCTCATAATAAACTGAAGGTAGCACCAGCAATCCAACCACGCGCTTTGAGCATCACTCAAGGCCGTGCGGTTGGTGTAGCTCACTACCTCCTAGGAGGAATTGCTACCACTTGGGCATTCTTCCACGCACACATTCTTTCAGTAGGATAG
- a CDS encoding glutaminase has translation MKLEKLDPNELINWVQLAKTQTHRGRVCDRIPQLALANPDWFAVHICCQSGQSYSTGDMACVFPLMSLIKPFSLLYLLEHFGAEQLLQWVGVEPSDAPFNSLEQLIADGGRPRNPMINSGAITLADKLPGKTATERTQSFCQWLNKLAGCHIQLDEVMLTSVRASRSPSNQAIANYLGEKRYITNINSSLDTYEQICCLSGEVKDLALLGKLLTWEYERIQLQHRQMVNGVMLTCGLYEASPLFAVKIGLPMKSGIGGGLLAIVPGEGAIACYSPTLDSVGNPVAAIALVEALSRNLGLSIFG, from the coding sequence ATGAAACTTGAGAAATTAGATCCAAATGAGTTAATTAACTGGGTACAACTAGCGAAAACTCAGACCCATCGGGGAAGAGTGTGCGATCGCATTCCACAATTAGCCTTAGCTAATCCTGATTGGTTTGCAGTTCACATCTGCTGTCAATCTGGACAAAGTTACAGCACTGGAGATATGGCTTGTGTATTCCCACTCATGAGTCTGATCAAGCCTTTCTCTCTACTGTATCTGTTAGAACACTTTGGTGCAGAACAACTGCTGCAATGGGTGGGTGTAGAACCATCGGATGCACCATTCAATTCCTTAGAACAATTAATAGCTGATGGCGGTAGACCCCGCAACCCCATGATTAATAGTGGGGCAATTACCTTGGCTGATAAGTTACCAGGAAAGACCGCTACCGAGCGCACTCAATCTTTTTGTCAATGGTTAAATAAATTGGCTGGCTGTCACATCCAGTTAGATGAAGTCATGCTGACTTCGGTGAGAGCATCTCGATCACCCTCTAATCAGGCGATCGCCAATTATCTGGGTGAAAAAAGATATATCACAAATATTAACTCATCCCTTGACACATACGAGCAAATATGCTGTCTTTCTGGAGAAGTTAAAGATTTAGCTTTACTCGGAAAACTCTTAACCTGGGAGTATGAGCGGATACAGTTACAGCACCGTCAGATGGTGAATGGTGTGATGTTAACCTGCGGTTTATACGAGGCTTCCCCTTTATTTGCTGTCAAAATTGGTCTACCAATGAAATCGGGGATAGGTGGAGGATTATTAGCAATAGTACCGGGGGAAGGTGCGATCGCTTGTTATAGTCCAACGTTGGATAGTGTAGGTAATCCCGTCGCGGCGATCGCTTTGGTGGAGGCTTTATCTCGAAATTTGGGATTGAGTATTTTTGGTTAA
- a CDS encoding thioredoxin-like domain-containing protein — protein MIPRVRSPELPQNYTWLNTDKPLYLKELRGRVVILDFWTYCCINCLHVLPDLKYLEQKYKNSLTVIGVHSAKFDNEQEIENIRQAILRYDIEHPVVVDKGFRVWQEYAVRAWPTFIVIDPEGYVIGQVSGEGNRDILDQLIEKLIREHQKKGTINFQEISLTLEKQRQPLITPLAFPGKVLATPEALFIADSGHHRLVMSSLEGEIFHLIGNGKPGLTDGNFSTAQFFAPQGMAFDAVNQILYVADTENHAVRQVDLKRQIVETITGTGEQSRNIHPHGGAGLETPLNSPWDLVKVENSLFIAMAGSHQIWQMDLDSGMISTYAGTGTEGCVDGSLREAVFAQPSGITTNGEELFIADSEISSIRGVGLIEPYQVRTICGSGNLFGFGDVDGQGEEVRLQHCLGLTYANNFLWVADTYNHKIKLVSPKTGNCQTFIGDGCAGLQDGQSKSTRFFEPSGLSVIDSHLYISDTNNHAIMCVDLNTLEVRTLQLPGLCAPDVCIQKNF, from the coding sequence ATGATTCCCCGTGTCAGATCGCCAGAACTACCGCAGAATTACACTTGGCTAAACACTGACAAGCCCTTATATCTGAAAGAACTTAGGGGTCGAGTCGTAATTTTGGATTTTTGGACATACTGTTGTATTAATTGCCTCCATGTACTACCAGACCTTAAGTATTTAGAACAGAAATATAAAAATAGCCTGACAGTTATCGGCGTTCACTCCGCCAAATTTGACAATGAACAAGAAATTGAAAATATCCGCCAAGCTATCTTGCGCTATGACATTGAACACCCAGTTGTAGTGGACAAAGGTTTTCGCGTATGGCAAGAGTATGCTGTGCGTGCTTGGCCTACTTTCATCGTTATTGACCCCGAAGGTTATGTAATTGGTCAGGTTTCTGGTGAAGGTAATCGTGATATTTTAGACCAACTGATTGAAAAATTAATTCGAGAACATCAAAAGAAAGGCACAATAAATTTCCAAGAAATCAGCCTAACTTTAGAAAAACAGCGTCAACCCTTAATCACACCACTAGCTTTCCCTGGTAAAGTTTTGGCTACCCCAGAGGCTTTGTTTATTGCTGACTCTGGACACCATCGCCTTGTAATGAGTTCTTTAGAAGGTGAAATTTTTCATCTAATTGGTAACGGTAAACCTGGTTTAACGGATGGTAATTTTTCAACAGCACAGTTTTTTGCACCCCAAGGAATGGCTTTTGATGCAGTCAATCAGATTCTCTACGTTGCTGATACCGAAAATCATGCTGTGCGACAAGTTGACCTCAAACGCCAAATAGTAGAAACCATCACCGGGACTGGTGAACAAAGCCGCAACATTCATCCTCATGGCGGTGCTGGCTTAGAAACTCCGCTCAATTCTCCTTGGGATTTGGTAAAAGTGGAAAATAGCCTGTTCATCGCAATGGCAGGTTCACATCAAATCTGGCAGATGGACTTGGATAGTGGGATGATATCCACCTATGCAGGTACAGGTACAGAAGGTTGTGTTGATGGTTCACTTCGTGAAGCTGTCTTTGCTCAACCTAGCGGAATCACTACAAATGGAGAAGAGTTATTCATCGCTGACAGTGAAATTAGTTCAATTCGTGGTGTGGGATTAATAGAACCCTACCAAGTCAGGACTATTTGTGGGAGTGGAAATTTATTTGGTTTTGGTGATGTCGATGGACAAGGTGAAGAAGTAAGGTTACAGCACTGCTTAGGATTAACATATGCTAATAATTTTTTATGGGTGGCAGATACCTACAACCATAAAATTAAATTAGTCAGTCCCAAAACAGGTAATTGTCAAACTTTTATAGGTGATGGTTGTGCTGGGTTACAAGATGGTCAAAGTAAGAGTACCCGCTTTTTTGAACCTTCAGGATTGAGTGTTATAGATTCCCATTTATATATAAGTGACACCAATAACCATGCCATCATGTGTGTAGATTTGAATACGCTTGAGGTGAGAACCCTGCAATTACCTGGGTTATGTGCGCCTGATGTTTGTATTCAGAAAAATTTTTAA
- a CDS encoding glycoside hydrolase: MSHPLYVAFVWHQHQPLYKSPGNGVSASSSQQYRLPWVRLHGTKDYLDLVLILEKYPKLHQTVNLVPSLILQLEDYIAGTAFDPYLKASLTPTEQLTQQQKEFIIQHFFDANHHTLIDPHPRYAELYYQRQEEGAAWCLANWGLAEYGDLLAWHNLAWIDPLFWDDPEIAAWFEQGRNFRLSDRQRIYSKQRDILSRIIPQHRKMQASGQLEVTTTPYTHPILPLLADTNSGRVAVPHMALPESRFQWAEDIPRHLRKAWELYKERFGQEPRGLWPSEQSVSPEILPYIIKQGFNWICSDEAVLGWTLKHFFHRDGAGNVLEPELMYKPYRLTTPAGDLAIVFRDHRLSDLIGFTYGSMPAKQAAADLVGHLEAIAKMQRERPSEQPWLVTIALDGENCWEFYPQDGKPFLEALYQRLSNEPNIKLVTVSEFLEQFPATATIPGEQLHSGSWVDGSFTTWIGDPAKNRAWEYLTEARAMLASHPEATEENNPEAWEALYAAEGSDWFWWFGEGHSSNQDAIFDQLFREHLCGIYKALNEPIPPYLRHAVEVHEARTDHSPESFIHPVIDGKGDEQDWDKAGRIEIGGARGTMHVSSSIQRLWYGVDHLNFYLRLDFKSGVAPGKDLPAELNLLWFYPDRTMHNSPIPLADVPDTAPLNYLYHHHLAINLLTQSVQFREAGDNYQWHSRTSRAQVALETCLELAIPWADLQVPPDYPLRLVLVLADEGCYKKYLPENALITIEVP; this comes from the coding sequence ATGTCTCATCCACTCTATGTAGCCTTTGTTTGGCATCAACATCAGCCTTTATATAAATCTCCTGGAAACGGCGTTTCAGCGTCTTCAAGTCAACAATATCGTCTGCCTTGGGTAAGGTTGCATGGTACAAAAGATTATTTGGATTTGGTGTTAATTCTCGAAAAATACCCTAAATTACACCAAACGGTGAATTTAGTGCCATCTTTAATCTTGCAACTAGAAGATTATATTGCTGGGACTGCTTTTGATCCTTACCTGAAAGCCAGTTTGACACCCACGGAACAACTGACTCAGCAGCAAAAAGAATTTATCATTCAACACTTTTTTGATGCTAATCACCACACCTTGATTGATCCCCATCCCCGCTATGCCGAGTTGTATTATCAAAGGCAAGAAGAAGGAGCAGCTTGGTGTTTAGCTAATTGGGGCTTGGCTGAGTATGGTGATTTGCTAGCGTGGCATAATTTGGCATGGATAGATCCCCTGTTTTGGGATGACCCAGAAATTGCCGCTTGGTTTGAACAGGGGCGTAATTTTAGATTAAGCGATCGCCAGCGCATTTACTCCAAACAGCGCGATATCCTCAGCCGCATCATCCCCCAACATCGTAAGATGCAAGCATCAGGGCAATTGGAAGTTACCACTACACCCTATACTCACCCAATTTTGCCCTTGCTAGCTGATACCAACTCTGGACGGGTTGCAGTGCCACATATGGCACTACCAGAGTCTCGCTTTCAGTGGGCTGAAGATATTCCTCGCCACTTGCGTAAAGCGTGGGAATTATATAAAGAAAGATTTGGACAAGAACCCAGGGGTTTATGGCCTTCAGAACAGTCAGTCAGCCCAGAAATCCTGCCGTATATTATTAAACAGGGATTTAACTGGATTTGTTCCGATGAAGCCGTTCTGGGGTGGACATTAAAACACTTTTTCCATCGAGATGGCGCGGGGAATGTCCTAGAACCAGAATTGATGTACAAGCCCTATCGCCTGACAACCCCAGCCGGCGATTTAGCCATTGTCTTTCGTGACCACAGATTATCAGATTTAATTGGCTTTACCTATGGGTCAATGCCAGCAAAACAAGCCGCAGCTGATCTTGTGGGACATCTAGAAGCGATCGCGAAAATGCAAAGAGAACGTCCCAGCGAACAACCTTGGTTAGTTACTATCGCTTTGGACGGGGAAAATTGTTGGGAGTTTTATCCCCAAGACGGTAAACCCTTCTTAGAAGCTTTATATCAACGTTTAAGTAACGAACCCAACATCAAACTCGTTACCGTCTCCGAATTCCTCGAACAATTCCCCGCTACAGCCACCATCCCCGGCGAGCAACTACATAGTGGTTCTTGGGTCGATGGTAGCTTTACCACTTGGATTGGTGATCCTGCTAAAAACCGCGCTTGGGAGTACCTCACCGAAGCTAGAGCCATGCTAGCCAGCCATCCCGAAGCGACAGAAGAAAACAACCCCGAAGCCTGGGAAGCTTTGTATGCTGCCGAAGGTTCTGACTGGTTTTGGTGGTTTGGGGAAGGACATTCTTCTAATCAAGATGCCATCTTTGACCAATTATTTCGCGAACATCTGTGCGGTATCTACAAAGCATTAAATGAACCAATACCCCCATATCTCAGACACGCCGTTGAGGTTCACGAAGCCAGGACAGACCATTCTCCCGAAAGTTTTATTCATCCTGTGATTGACGGTAAAGGTGATGAACAAGACTGGGACAAAGCTGGACGCATAGAAATTGGCGGTGCGCGGGGAACAATGCACGTCAGCAGCAGCATTCAGCGTCTTTGGTATGGAGTCGATCACCTCAATTTCTATTTGCGGTTGGACTTTAAAAGTGGCGTTGCACCAGGTAAAGATTTACCAGCAGAGTTAAATTTGCTGTGGTTTTATCCCGATAGAACAATGCACAACAGCCCTATTCCTTTAGCAGATGTGCCGGATACAGCCCCTCTGAATTACCTGTACCACCACCATTTAGCAATTAATTTACTCACCCAATCAGTACAATTTCGAGAAGCTGGAGATAATTATCAATGGCATTCCCGCACTAGTCGCGCTCAAGTTGCTTTAGAAACCTGTTTAGAATTGGCAATTCCTTGGGCAGATTTACAAGTACCGCCAGATTATCCTTTACGCTTGGTTTTAGTGCTGGCTGATGAAGGCTGTTACAAAAAATACTTACCAGAAAATGCTTTGATTACGATTGAAGTACCGTAA
- a CDS encoding NifU family protein, with product MELTSENVETVLDEMRPYLMSDGGNVELVELDGPIVKLRLQGACGSCPSSTMTLRMGIERRLREMIPEIAEVEQII from the coding sequence ATGGAATTAACATCTGAAAACGTTGAAACAGTGTTGGATGAGATGCGTCCTTATCTGATGTCAGATGGTGGCAACGTGGAACTTGTAGAACTCGATGGGCCTATTGTTAAACTGCGGTTACAAGGTGCTTGTGGTTCTTGCCCTAGTTCCACCATGACCCTGAGAATGGGTATTGAACGCCGTCTGCGGGAAATGATTCCTGAAATTGCCGAAGTTGAGCAAATAATTTAG